In Ectothiorhodosinus mongolicus, one DNA window encodes the following:
- a CDS encoding ABC transporter ATP-binding protein → MTPALHIENLTKTYKNGFVALKGIDLNVQPGEFYALLGPNGAGKSTTISIIASLVNKSGGRVSIFGHDIDTDLYAAKCCLGLVPQEFNFNVFEPVGEILVNQAGYYGIPRREAWNRAERWLKKLELWDKRKEIARNLSGGMKRRLMIARALVHEPKLLILDEPTAGVDIEVRRTMWDFLREINQAGVTIILTTHYLEEAESLCRKIGIIDHGQIIENTSMKALLAKLNTETFILDLEQALPALPRLAHPHRLRQIDERTLEADVDKDISLNTLFIDLQQSGIQVSSMRNKSNRLEQLFLKMLDGSRNP, encoded by the coding sequence CCCTGCATATCGAAAACCTCACCAAGACCTACAAAAACGGTTTTGTGGCACTCAAAGGCATTGACCTGAACGTTCAGCCGGGAGAGTTCTACGCCCTACTCGGACCCAATGGTGCGGGAAAATCCACCACCATCAGTATCATTGCCTCGTTGGTGAATAAATCAGGCGGTCGCGTGTCAATTTTCGGGCATGACATCGATACCGATCTTTATGCCGCCAAATGCTGTTTGGGTTTGGTCCCTCAGGAGTTCAACTTCAACGTGTTTGAGCCGGTTGGCGAGATCTTGGTCAATCAAGCGGGCTATTACGGGATCCCTCGGCGGGAGGCCTGGAATCGAGCTGAGCGCTGGCTGAAAAAACTCGAGCTTTGGGATAAACGCAAAGAGATCGCGCGTAACCTCTCGGGAGGCATGAAGCGGCGTTTGATGATTGCTAGAGCTTTGGTGCATGAACCCAAGCTGCTCATCTTGGATGAGCCCACCGCCGGCGTGGATATTGAGGTTCGGCGCACCATGTGGGACTTTCTGCGCGAAATCAATCAAGCTGGCGTCACCATCATCCTCACCACGCACTACCTCGAGGAAGCCGAGAGCCTATGCCGCAAGATTGGCATCATCGATCACGGCCAAATCATTGAAAACACCAGCATGAAAGCCCTGCTGGCCAAACTGAACACGGAAACCTTCATCCTCGATCTGGAACAGGCCCTGCCAGCCTTACCGAGGCTGGCGCATCCGCATCGCCTGCGGCAAATCGATGAGCGGACTTTGGAAGCCGATGTGGATAAAGACATCAGCCTCAACACCTTGTTTATCGATCTTCAGCAAAGCGGCATTCAAGTGAGCAGCATGCGCAATAAAAG